A stretch of DNA from Oligoflexus sp.:
CAGATGGCTGAAGACCGGCTCTTCCCAACCAAAGGCGCGATAAAGGAGCACATGCTTCGGCGTCGAGGAAATCCACTCTTCCGCGCGGATCACATGCGTGATCTTCATCAGATGATCATCGACCACGTTCGCAAGGTGATAGGTGGGAAAACCATCGGTCTTCATCAGGACCTGGTCGTCGATCCGCTCATTGTCGAACTGCAGCTCACCGCGCAGAAGATCCTCAAAGCGCGTGACGCCATCCGTCGGCACCCGCAGACGGATCACATGGGGTGTGCCCGCGGCCTTTTGCTTCGCCACCTCGTCCTTGCTCAGATTCCTGCAATGCCCATCATAGCGGGTGGTCAGATTCTGGGCCTTTTGCTCCGCGCGCACCCTATCAAGACGCTCGGCTGTACAGAAACAGGCATAAGCGTGACCGGAGTCCACCAGCTTTTGGGTATATTCCCGGTAAATATCGAGCCGTTCAGACTGCCGATAAGGACCATAAAGTCCACCGCAATCAGGTCCCTCATCCCAATTCAGCCCAAGCCACTTCAGTGAGGAAAAAATCTGCTGCTCGCTCGAGGCCCGCGCGCGGGTCTGGTCGGTGTCCTCGATGCGCAGAATAAATTTTCCACCGTGTTTTTTGGCGAAAACATAGTTAAATAGGGCCGTATAGGCTGTTCCTACATGCGGATCACCGGTGGGGGATGGAGCGATGCGAACGCGAATCTCACGACTCATGATGAATTTCCTTCATACAACTTGAAACTGGACAGGAGATTCTTTATACAGGACGTTCCCCCGTCAAGGGTGCTGGAGACAGCAAAAGTTATAGTGGGCCAGGCGCTTGTCCGCA
This window harbors:
- the gltX gene encoding glutamate--tRNA ligase — translated: MSREIRVRIAPSPTGDPHVGTAYTALFNYVFAKKHGGKFILRIEDTDQTRARASSEQQIFSSLKWLGLNWDEGPDCGGLYGPYRQSERLDIYREYTQKLVDSGHAYACFCTAERLDRVRAEQKAQNLTTRYDGHCRNLSKDEVAKQKAAGTPHVIRLRVPTDGVTRFEDLLRGELQFDNERIDDQVLMKTDGFPTYHLANVVDDHLMKITHVIRAEEWISSTPKHVLLYRAFGWEEPVFSHLPLLRNSDRSKISKRKNPVSLTYYRRAGMLPEAIVNFLALMGWSYGDDKEIFTLKEMIEVFDLKKISIGGPVFDMVKLTWLNQHYMHKMDEDSFVDYIREEIFNKDFLRRLKPLALERMSRFEQFVDNNAFFFNGALDYKHVEVMPASKDKDAVREMLQQLLEQLDELYDWQNKPLHDVLNAHREKIGWKPKDYFMTIRLIVTGRKDSPPLTESMELIGREIVRFRIRNFMDTVLV